Part of the Tenacibaculum sp. SZ-18 genome, AAAGAGAGAGCAAACGATCTTTTAAACGACATAAAAGAAGTCCATGAGAAAACCGACCAAAAGGAATTGGTAGAGAAGAAACAATCAATGATTCAAAATGTTGATTTTTTAAAAACCCAATATAATATCAGTTTCTCTTTCTGATTGTTACAACAATTTATTTAAGCTGGTCTTGAATATTCTTCAATGATTTTAATGTGTTTTCATCTAGGAAAGCTTTAAAATCCTCATTCAATTTAAAAAGTTCAATATTGTCAAGTACAATATCAACTACTTTTTGTACTTCGATTTTATTATCACCTTTAACTATAAATTCGTTTTCGGTAATATTATTCATTTCTAAAAAGTATTCAATAGAATATTCTGGAAACGATTGGTTAATTTTTTCCGCTAAAGAGAAGCTTATTTTCTT contains:
- a CDS encoding helix-turn-helix domain-containing protein, whose translation is MTKDKFRHFINSINYTPEAFAEKIGVGKSGVYKILRGDTKKISFSLAEKINQSFPEYSIEYFLEMNNITENEFIVKGDNKIEVQKVVDIVLDNIELFKLNEDFKAFLDENTLKSLKNIQDQLK